A region from the Lytechinus variegatus isolate NC3 chromosome 6, Lvar_3.0, whole genome shotgun sequence genome encodes:
- the LOC121416695 gene encoding uncharacterized protein LOC121416695, with product MVCFYMLWCILAAFAGPLMTVFEGIVAGVGSLVFACKSLLAPLFDVPIVNLVVNERLCEKFGIEEAVILHGVLGVIGLIECVLGIVGSAFCCNGLCCGMPTHVIPVNV from the exons ATG GTGTGTTTTTATATGCTATGGTGTATCTTGGCTGCCTTTGCTGGTCCACTTATGACTGTATTCGAAGGTATCGTGGCCGGTGTAGGATCTCTTGTATTCGCCTGTAAAAGTCTGCTTGCACCTCTATTTGATGTACCCATTGTAAACTTGGTAGTTAACGAAAGACTATGCGAGAAGTTTGGCATCGAG GAAGCTGTTATCCTCCACGGAGTCCTAGGGGTCATTGGTTTAATCGAGTGTGTTCTAGGTATTGTGGGTTCTGCATTTTGTTGCAATGGTCTTTGCTGTGGAATGCCTACACACGTGATACCTGTCAATGTG TAA